Proteins from a single region of Fischerella sp. PCC 9605:
- a CDS encoding TnsD family Tn7-like transposition protein, whose amino-acid sequence MLKSLQCSLEISQPHHCWLFKLLRPQSSCHPLHHLLFIQFWG is encoded by the coding sequence TTGTTAAAATCGCTACAATGCTCTCTGGAGATTTCCCAACCTCATCATTGTTGGTTGTTCAAGTTACTCCGTCCCCAAAGCAGTTGTCATCCCCTTCACCATTTACTGTTTATCCAATTTTGGGGCTAG